A window of Komagataella phaffii GS115 chromosome 1, complete sequence contains these coding sequences:
- a CDS encoding Essential subunit of the Pan2p-Pan3p poly(A)-ribonuclease comple, protein MEGWNEINRVPCMRPSFRISDPTRQSVPSALLFDDSHDLTWIGSEDGFVKSLADQMLTPYTSFRCHSSKVLQLLNNKRGILSLSENSIKLTSRTGLCRMNLHDISVNHSRSMAYTSNTENEVLLGGFQGKLVKLNLMRGEISDTIPYDAPVYTMSANLSQICLGRVDGTVDILDPRSNDIIASFSGHMRTLSSMDCRGNTLITTGYSVRNGTFYADPIANLYDLRTKSLMPPVTFPAGASFVKLHPKLPNVAILASSAGLIHFVNLYSPMNVSLYQADVGSYMNNFEVSPSGDFMGFTDSFQNVHLWSNAPDLSSAHIPNLASSLEQATMLPPPANSDIIPADSDSTVPLSSIGMPYYDQPLLSNWPFDMKFSLGHVPKKINPELINSSKSVVENYNAHAFGQNNLPSGMGVNMNIPGVFKTDTDTRIAVYSREKYGPRNVAQPYYRLHDRSNQKNKFVPKFISERLDVDEKSSSTAENTNSDFKDTLYEQLFDCKPHSSQEVPYCFTKLDIHYSKFGVHDFDFEFFNKTNLSGLESHVQSAYCNSLLQLYRFAPLMFNYAVGSLAEESVDNNSLLTELGFLFDMMVKASGQHIAPSNFQKMLSKIPEASRILDIYNNGYNRDEHSQRVLIQSFNNFLLERISLDEMNQAKSNAPHIFNTIMGIPVECEFIGVGCGLRKIGNTTLYSLDVRHPKTNNVVLNKKLNHSIIPYIELALSRNLSVNMACDNCNETHAFDTLYTVKDLPPILSLNLELTNQELSELKASKTNWLASEFYASMNKGRICLKSITTGFRHLKYELLGYVAQVTDKEGNSNLVTFVKVGKDEWFLFNDFLVMPISEHEVLNLNYWWKKPVIVIYKNSESTNMFDYEGWRQNLNQDILYRDHFSRGTREGKIIEYELLTKEEAPQPGTLVAIDAEFVVIEPELVEFNSDGTKKVIRPLKNSLARVSVLRGDTGPKEGIPFIDDYVIIEEPINDYLTSWSGIEPDDLNLEKSKRSLTTLQAVYRKLWLLLNLGCIFVGHGLINDFRTINLSVPKQQVRDTAELYFLKKEKRKLSLKFLTYAVLRREVQKGNHDSIEDAKAALMLYRKYIQLNNTGELQHTLEEVYMEGQMLSFKVPT, encoded by the coding sequence ATGGAAGGATGGAACGAAATCAATCGAGTTCCATGCATGAGGCCTTCTTTTAGGATTTCTGATCCAACCCGGCAAAGTGTCCCTTCTGCTTTACTTTTTGACGACTCCCATGACCTGACCTGGATTGGTTCAGAAGATGGCTTTGTCAAGTCGCTGGCCGACCAAATGCTCACGCCCTATACATCATTTCGGTGCCATAGCTCTAAAGTGCTCCAATTGCTTAATAACAAAAGAGGAATTTTATCTCTGAGTGAAAATTCAATCAAATTGACCTCGAGGACTGGACTGTGCCGGATGAACCTGCACGACATCTCTGTGAATCATTCACGTTCAATGGCCTACACGTCCAATACAGAAAACGAAGTTCTCTTGGGAGGATTTCAAGGAAAGTTGGTGAAATTGAATTTGATGAGAGGTGAGATCTCAGACACGATTCCTTATGATGCACCTGTTTACACAATGAGTGCCAACCTGAGTCAAATTTGTTTAGGTAGGGTTGATGGTACCGTGGATATCTTAGACCCTAGGTCCAATGATATTATAGCGAGTTTTTCTGGCCATATGAGGACGCTATCCAGCATGGACTGTAGAGGTAACACTCTGATAACAACAGGATATTCAGTGAGAAACGGTACGTTCTATGCAGACCCTATAGCCAATTTGTACGACTTGAGAACTAAAAGTTTGATGCCCCCGGTGACCTTCCCGGCAGGTGCTTCATTTGTCAAGTTACATCCTAAACTTCCAAATGTCGCCATTTTAGCATCTTCAGCTGGCTTAATTCATTTCGTGAATTTGTATTCCCCTATGAATGTATCCCTTTATCAGGCCGATGTGGGATCTTATATGAATAATTTTGAAGTATCACCCTCTGGTGATTTTATGGGTTTCACTGatagttttcaaaatgtaCATCTATGGTCCAATGCGCCGGATTTATCATCTGCCCACATACCGAACCTCGCATCGTCATTGGAACAGGCTACCATGTTACCACCACCTGCAAATTCGGATATCATTCCAGCAGATTCAGACAGTACAGTTCCCCTGAGCTCTATTGGGATGCCTTACTATGACCAGCCGTTACTTTCGAATTGGCCTTTTGATATGAAGTTCTCTCTGGGACACGTTCCTAAGAAGATTAATCCCGAGCTCATCAATAGTTCAAAGAGCGTCGTTGAAAACTACAATGCCCATGCTTTCGGCCAAAACAATTTACCATCAGGAATGGGCGTAAACATGAATATACCTGGTGTTTTCAAAACCGATACAGATACAAGGATTGCTGTGTACAGCAGAGAGAAGTATGGACCCAGGAATGTGGCCCAACCTTATTACAGGCTACATGATAGAAGCAATCAGAAAAACAAATTTGTTCCCAAGTTCATCAGTGAAAGATTGGATGTGGACGAGAAAAGTAGCAGCACGGCCGAGAATACAAACtctgatttcaaagatacATTGTATGAGCAGCTGTTTGACTGCAAGCCCCATTCCTCTCAAGAAGTGCCATATTGCTTTACCAAACTGGACATTCATTACAGTAAGTTTGGGGTACATGactttgattttgagtttttcaacaaaaccAACCTATCCGGATTGGAGTCTCATGTTCAAAGTGCCTATTGCAACAGTCTCTTACAACTTTACCGATTTGCACCACTTATGTTCAACTACGCTGTAGGATCTTTGGCGGAAGAGAGTGTTGATAACAATTCCCTCTTAACAGAACTAGGATTTTTGTTTGACATGATGGTAAAAGCAAGCGGGCAACATATTGCCCCTTCTAACTTCCAAAAGATGCTGAGCAAAATACCAGAAGCTAGTCGGATTCTTGACATATATAACAACGGCTACAATAGAGATGAGCACAGCCAAAGAGTGCTAATacaatctttcaataattttttgttggaaaggatttctttggatgaAATGAACCAAGCAAAAAGCAATGCTCCTCACATATTCAATACCATTATGGGAATACCAGTGGAGTGTGAGTTTATTGGCGTTGGGTGTGGTTTGagaaagattggaaatACAACTCTCTATTCTCTGGACGTTAGACATCCAAAGACTAATAATGTTGTTCTCAATAAGAAACTAAATCACAGTATTATTCCCTATATTGAGTTGGCTCTCAGCAGAAACTTGTCTGTCAACATGGCATGTGATAACTGTAATGAGACCCATGCTTTTGACACATTGTACACAGTGAAAGATTTGCCTCCAATTTTATCGTTGAACTTGGAACTCACTAACCAAGAACTTTCGGAATTGAAGGCTTCTAAAACAAATTGGCTTGCATCAGAGTTCTATGCCAGCATGAATAAGGGAAGGATATGCTTGAAAAGTATAACAACTGGGTTCCGCCATTTGAAATATGAATTGTTGGGATACGTTGCGCAAGTGACCGATAAAGAAGGAAACTCTAACCTTGTAACATTCGTGAAGGTAGGCAAAGACGAGTGGTTTTTGTTCAACGACTTTTTGGTGATGCCAATTTCTGAGCATGAAGTGTTGAATTTAAATTATTGGTGGAAGAAGCCTGTCATTGTTATTTACAAGAACTCTGAAAGCACCAACATGTTTGACTATGAGGGCTGGAGGCAGAATTTGAATCAGGATATTCTGTACAGAGATCATTTCAGCCGTGGAACtagagaaggaaaaattaTTGAGTACGAACTATTGACCAAAGAAGAGGCCCCACAACCAGGAACACTTGTTGCTATAGATGCAGAGTTTGTCGTGATAGAGCCAGAACTGGTTGAGTTTAATAGTGATGGTACCAAGAAAGTGATTCGACCACTGAAGAATTCTCTTGCAAGAGTTTCTGTATTGAGGGGGGATACTGGACCCAAAGAGGGAATCCCATTTATTGACGATTATGTCATTATCGAAGAGCCTATAAACGATTACCTGACATCATGGTCGGGCATTGAACCCGATGATTTGAACCTTGAAAAATCGAAGAGAAGTTTAACGACGTTGCAAGCAGTCTATAGAAAATTGTGGTTGTTATTGAACTTGGGGTGCATCTTTGTCGGACATGGTCTGATCAATGATTTTAGAACCATTAATTTGAGTGTCCCCAAACAACAAGTAAGAGACACTGCCGAGTTgtactttttgaagaaggaaaaaaggaaattatCGTTGAAATTTTTAACATATGCCGTCCTGAGACGGgaagttcaaaaaggaaaccatgattcaattgaagatgCCAAGGCAGCATTGATGCTTTACAGAAAGTATATACAGTTGAATAATACTGGAGAGCTCCAACACACTCTCGAGGAAGTGTACATGGAGGGACAGATGTTGAGTTTCAAAGTTCCGACATGA
- a CDS encoding Component of the mitochondrial outer membrane sorting and assembly machinery (SAM) complex: MDPNRILEVHIWGKNNQVAKIDAQCLAIAWYLSLTCSKLNNVKLVASCNGSISPTGRLPVLVDYDRQQTQLKHKVVGYLDIVRYLETQYELTLDELSPENHLINEGAIEYILKTIETTTMYTLFVNKENYEGYSRSIFSQYLPFPMQYSAPLFFRKLSYERCQGIGLLKGNTTVEEDLDDDNEEYYIQELKEMNKKLSQTGIRMGGLYERQQRDKLNELMVRENTLTNMRCIYLLGQYIETVLSMQGENIVSDDSVGNSEKETDDSTSSHIHLPNETYSFGSKLSSCDILLFACVSILTFDELPNKSVHGFVTNNFPKLVSTVEDFELAINHRLLDFEKVVSPAPSQVPTLTNTIKSYVVDL; this comes from the coding sequence ATGGATCCTAATAGGATACTGGAAGTCCATATATGGGGAAAGAACAATCAGGTGGCTAAAATAGATGCGCAATGCCTTGCCATAGCGTGGTATTTGAGTCTCACATGTAGCAAGTTGAACAATGTCAAGCTAGTAGCCAGTTGTAATGGCTCAATCTCTCCAACGGGAAGATTACCAGTACTGGTAGACTACGATCGACAGCAGACACAGCTGAAGCACAAAGTGGTAGGATATTTAGACATAGTGAGATACCTGGAGACTCAATACGAATTGACATTGGACGAATTAAGCCCAGAGAATCATCTGATCAATGAGGGTGCCATAGAATACATTCTGAAGACTATCGAAACAACGACCATGTACACGTTATTCGTCAACAAGGAAAATTATGAAGGCTATAGCAGATCCATATTTTCTCAGTATTTGCCCTTTCCCATGCAGTATTCTGCGCCGTTATTCTTTAGGAAGTTGAGTTATGAAAGATGTCAAGGAATTGGACTGCTAAAGGGAAATACTACGGTGGAGGAGGACttggatgatgacaatgagGAGTATTATATCcaagagttgaaagaaatgaacaAAAAATTATCGCAAACAGGGATCCGGATGGGAGGCCTGTACGAGCGGCAGCAGCGGGATAAATTGAATGAGTTAATGGTAAGAGAGAATACGCTCACAAACATGCGCTGTATCTATCTTTTGGGGCAGTACATTGAAACTGTCCTTAGCATGCAGGGAGAGAATATAGTTAGTGATGATTCAGTTGGGAATTCTGAGAAAGAGACGGATGATTCAACTAGTAGTCATAtacatcttccaaatgAAACCTATTCGTTTGGTAGTAAACTGTCCAGCTGTGACATACTACTCTTTGCATGCGTTTCCATATTGacttttgatgaacttCCCAATAAGAGCGTGCATGGATTTGTAACTAAcaactttccaaaactgGTCTCAACAGTGGAGGATTTCGAACTTGCAATCAACCATCGGTTACtagattttgaaaaggtcGTCTCGCCAGCTCCTTCACAAGTTCCAACGCTAACCAACACAATCAAATCATACGTTGTAGATCTGTAA
- a CDS encoding General transcriptional co-repressor, acts together with Tup1p, protein MNEPSQPPPVTLEVRHDPVPTSQADSQQRKVVYDKQLEFRKIAVSTWLALGSMAHEVHLYQLAIDSFDFALQNDPFNEKALCGLAAALRAMDLVKDQTDGTAAALDVINDLLSRSSELYKDPSIWREAAECYLLLNNTTNAMEALQRCIQLTPNNSALWLLKGQTLMAAGSKHEAVDALNTALVKLPNDVADYTKEEIDVARSTHSEFASVLAAEGNIEAARDELEATLALPPPSSSRFTEYSSLWCALISANERLGDMAKAVRVCEEASGLLGFEPCIYICHAYLLLLPNSHVFNPQSACVLLRQVVNSESNDFLPWFLLGEAYQMLRQPSEAYEAFQLALKRAPNHTIVWLAVGNLYAELGQLADALSAYMFVIKRETEQEQESKILLSFAWEGLSSVYEKCHGQLADSIEACMKSSSYASQAGDSSRANFLNSRLETLRRVVSGEIPLSDYRPSTCCQSPLYLLRDLTSLSISERENLANASLDDIASAPEIKSSSKKRTDTSRPMPPYPSHSANNYNLPSEDSQPQRQNLPVHSLPNVPLAQQQRVHAPANKNLSPSADQRFSIATHPPVAPPQISPRPASPQLQQQQQQQQQQFQPQNYQHYAPSPMYPPSQQSPFPEHQKSLTSFNQMPPIPPPPPPPQHQQHPQQMHIVQQQHEQQHHQQQHLHPQHLMPLPPLHQGPPIPKIESPSYRNQQSFMVGVPYSGVGPDGRPIYEPSQFYGSHPPARFVVNE, encoded by the coding sequence ATGAACGAACCTTCACAGCCTCCGCCAGTGACACTGGAAGTGAGGCATGATCCCGTACCAACGTCTCAAGCTGACTCCCAGCAACGGAAAGTGGTATATGATAAACAACTCGAGTTTCGCAAGATAGCTGTCTCCACTTGGCTAGCGCTCGGATCCATGGCTCACGAAGTCCACTTGTACCAGCTGGCAATTGATTCGTTCGATTTTGCCCTCCAAAATGATCCATTCAACGAGAAGGCTCTTTGTGGACTCGCAGCTGCATTGAGGGCTATGGATCTGGTCAAGGACCAAACAGACGGTACCGCAGCGGCCCTGGATGTTATCAACGACCTTTTATCACGCTCATCAGAGCTTTACAAAGATCCATCTATCTGGAGAGAAGCTGCCGAATGCTATCTACTCTTAAACAACACAACGAATGCCATGGAGGCCCTACAAAGATGTATTCAATTAACTCCCAACAACTCTGCATTATGGTTACTTAAAGGACAAACATTGATGGCCGCAGGTTCCAAACATGAGGCCGTCGATGCACTGAACACAGCCTTGGTGAAACTCCCCAATGACGTTGCAGACTATacaaaagaagagattgaCGTGGCCCGTTCCACCCACTCAGAATTTGCCTCCGTTCTTGCTGCGGAGGGCAACATCGAAGCTGCCAGGGATGAGTTGGAGGCCACTTTGGCTCTTCCGCCTCCCTCTTCTTCCCGCTTCACAGAGTATTCCTCTCTTTGGTGCGCCCTCATTAGTGCTAATGAGCGCCTTGGAGATATGGCCAAGGCAGTGCGCGTCTGTGAGGAGGCATCTGGACTGTTAGGATTCGAGCCATGCATATATATATGCCACGCATACTTGTTGCTACTACCGAACAGTCACGTATTTAACCCACAGTCTGCTTGTGTCCTGCTTCGGCAAGTTGTTAATTCGGAAAGCAACGACTTTCTACCATGGTTTTTACTTGGTGAGGCTTATCAAATGCTGCGCCAACCAAGCGAGGCCTACGAAGCATTCCAGTTGGCCTTGAAAAGGGCTCCAAACCACACAATTGTATGGCTTGCAGTGGGAAACCTTTATGCCGAACTGGGCCAGCTGGCTGATGCCCTTAGCGCGTATATGTTTGTCATCAAACGTGAAACagaacaagaacaagagaGCAAGATTTTGCTCTCATTTGCTTGGGAGGGTCTTTCATCGGTGTACGAAAAGTGTCATGGTCAGTTGGCTGACTCTATAGAGGCCTGTATGAAGTCAAGCAGCTATGCAAGCCAAGCGGGTGATAGCTCTCGGgcaaatttcttgaactcgCGATTGGAAACTTTACGAAGAGTGGTATCTGGAGAGATTCCGCTTTCTGATTACAGACCAAGCACATGTTGTCAATCTCCGTTATATTTACTGCGAGATCTTACTTCACTGAGTATAtctgaaagagaaaatttGGCCAATGCTTCGTTAGATGACATCGCATCCGCTCCAGAAATCAAGAGTAGCAGCAAGAAGCGAACTGACACTTCGAGACCAATGCCTCCCTACCCGTCTCACTCCGCAAATAACTATAACCTACCATCCGAAGATTCACAGCCACAGCGACAGAACTTACCAGTTCACTCACTCCCTAACGTTCCATTAGCACAGCAACAGCGTGTGCATGCTCCGGCAAACAAGAACTTGTCCCCAAGCGCCGATCAGAGATTCTCAATTGCAACCCATCCTCCTGTTGCCCCCCCACAAATTTCCCCTCGTCCTGCTTCACCACAGttacaacaacaacagcaacaacagcagcaacagtTTCAACCACAAAACTATCAGCACTATGCGCCTTCACCAATGTACCCACCTTCCCAACAATCCCCATTCCCTGAACACCAGAAAAGTTTGACTTCTTTCAATCAAATGCCGCCTATTCCTCCAccacctcctcctcctcaaCATCAGCAACACCCTCAGCAGATGCACATTGTACAGCAACAACATGAACAGCAGCATCATCAGCAGCAGCATCTGCACCCGCAACATTTGATGCCTCTCCCTCCGTTACATCAAGGCCCACCTATTCCTAAGATAGAGTCTCCTTCATATCGGAATCAACAGTCATTCATGGTTGGGGTGCCCTATTCGGGGGTCGGTCCTGATGGAAGACCAATATACGAACCGTCTCAATTCTATGGGTCACATCCTCCGGCACGCTTTGTGGTTAACGAATAG
- a CDS encoding Protein required for accurate chromosome segregation: MGPPSDEENARVENKKPIPYRRHSLASTTSVRSILKQVSSNVIHDDTKDENKTITVMQQSFLDGTTNALSTLRMGSFSKMKPRPSRRVTFAPEVTLHKIDLIPQYIQPEKGPRRRESFQGFSAAQILRDGPFPDEDELREDDDEAIGREMLNDSSEDEASAAESENLVGDLQDQGITGTQEDELRESESLSPIVPEEFDSLFDEAPDQAFSMELTQIQLPKPYQRLSNDLEGKQVSSSEFLGGDLEKSSVEVVSQANDNQVPKQLPQTILDIQESQTDDILPVEVGDNTSQADCQINLEDNVPMELTTTVSQVDQSIDIEDEVPMELTQTVSQTERQFDIQNEVPMELTQTASQAEHYFHAEDGVPMELTQTVSQTQQLTHKEQDMEESSMKLNPDFVSRDDEHSKTDAEIDGENAKELGQTQSAYQLQIQEESRMTQLQLEGQSHTHIFSQPDQRPQCELQSTTQDSFRTGTEFDNGEVQTKETITLELADNELQTDPGTLRAEPNIAVELSNHNFQAETEPQHSKEQLPTGNIQTLPGLQSAQDVPGILSSASPQICKDVQDDDCPVLTENEQIKTQFENDTMPEDEIIPMEVTQYISQESTDLKLQRGELAADVETAQQDQALQSKDGQMLMVPTQVAPQTVAEGQICMENLNSISQPIEETESGENLQPMEITEQVFTSILSAPVELAHGLLPEENEPLNDSIRQASIEGDTVPREISEKSFTEHSKNAPLRQKDADFNHISDQPLELRADQERSSRPSSKTKKGSRIKPVCVQELEDEDQEFAASTETPRPSSSRDSCTAPVMSHSPKKAPSSSSKIRTTSNGSPVSEKKGHKRRKLNNDSPLMDQRLPIIEKITLVEPQTSTALAINSSNCKRTPSPTVDNYPKRRASLSGPLTPQKESPLSLQEKILSLTPRNRKHKKRFSLDISRLEKQVQAKDSPQHLQDPFKLGSPMQFKCQTATSIVPLAETSFLDDSEQALLNSQDDYINVSLSEFLSSINVTFYDDLDVDCVPYKNGKTFDTKPSLQDFLYAFNRLNFLQLLEFSCKELSSNIDEGKIIFSNLEAEILDDNPPLIREYMELQHNSQLKKEMQRDFHLVKNYSRQQARGIWYNWRLQLLKGIEESVTKKVQTSREANLQLKKQLEQLTMEYDEQYKNRFVVLKDKLTHLRRCKQLSEAVDKTELENFRKLFDEVHNEIEVKQQEIKSLQSQLDSLNKDIALLNENVLKANKVLENKKDIKEQQLDKSMDRLKKICDGLDIRFIELDQKSWELKFEMYQAINVSYSLHQNRSVAVSWLLGKKSLLAPSLVESYLTGLKFLSLSEKCRRIVNIDKVLTKLDLRFLIRRGKDDILTMTSIELIENCKVSFEINVRKWIMKENFLKISTRYYENEERAQNKEDAELLEKFNQQTFQIC; this comes from the coding sequence ATGGGACCGCCTAGCGACGAGGAAAATGCTagagttgaaaataaaaagcCTATTCCATATAGACGACATTCATTGGCTTCCACCACATCCGTTAGAAGCATTTTGAAACAAGTTTCCTCTAATGTTATTCATGATGATACTAAAGATGAAAACAAGACAATTACGGTGATGCAACAAAGCTTTTTAGATGGAACAACCAACGCGCTTTCTACTCTTCGTATGGGCTCCTTTTCTAAGATGAAGCCTCGTCCTAGCAGGCGTGTAACGTTTGCTCCGGAAGTGACATTGCACAAAATAGACTTGATACCCCAGTATATACAACCCGAAAAGGGACCTAGAAGACGAGAGAGCTTTCAAGGGTTTTCTGCTGCGCAGATTTTACGTGATGGTCCTTTTCCTGATGAGGACGAGTTACGGGAGGATGACGATGAAGCCATTGGTAGGGAGATGTTGAATGACAGTAGTGAAGATGAAGCTAGTGCAGCCGAATCTGAAAACTTGGTTGGTGACTTGCAAGATCAAGGTATCACAGGAACACAAGAAGATGAGCTGAGAGAAAGTGAATCCTTATCACCTATTGTCCctgaagagtttgataGTTTGTTTGATGAAGCCCCGGATCAAGCCTTTTCCATGGAATTGACCCAGATTCAGTTGCCAAAACCGTACCAACGTCTGAGTAATGATCTTGAGGGTAAACAAGTTTCAAGTTCAGAATTTCTGGGTGGGGACTTGGAAAAATCTTCGGTAGAAGTTGTATCTCAAGCTAACGACAACCAAGTACCCAAGCAATTACCTCAGACAATTCTTGACATTCAGGAGTCTCAGACTGACGATATTTTGCCGGTAGAAGTAGGTGACAATACTTCTCAAGCTGATTGTCAAATAAATCTTGAAGACAATGTGCCAATGGAGTTAACTACAACCGTTTCTCAGGTTGACCAGAGCATAGACATCGAAGATGAAGTTCCAATGGAACTAACCCAAACTGTTTCTCAAACTGAACGGCAATTCGACATTCAAAATGAAGTACCCATGGAGTTAACGCAGACTGCTTCTCAAGCTGAGCACTATTTCCACGCTGAAGATGGTGTCCCTATGGAATTGACTCAGACAGTCTCCCAAACACAACAACTTACACACAAAGAACAAGATATGGAAGAGAGTTCAATGAAACTAAACCctgattttgtttctaGAGATGATGAACATTCTAAAACGGatgctgaaattgatggTGAAAACGCCAAAGAACTTGGCCAAACGCAATCGGCATACCAACTGCAAATTCAAGAGGAGTCTCGTATGACGCAACTGCAACTTGAAGGCCAATCACATACTcatattttttctcaaCCTGACCAAAGACCACAATGTGAACTACAGTCGACAACCCAAGATAGTTTTCGGACAGGGACCGAATTTGATAACGGAGAAGTGCAAACGAAGGAAACGATCACTTTAGAGCTCGCAGATAATGAGCTTCAAACAGATCCAGGTACACTTCGAGCTGAACCAAACATAGCCGTAGAGTTAAGCAATCATAATTTTCAAGCTGAAACCGAACCACAACACTCTAAGGAGCAACTGCCTACAGGAAACATTCAAACGCTGCCAGGATTACAATCTGCACAGGATGTACCTGGAATTCTTTCTTCTGCATCGCCCCAAATATGCAAAGACGTTCAAGATGATGACTGTCCAGTCTTAACGGAGAATGAACAAATCAAAACtcagtttgaaaatgatacAATGCCAGAAGATGAAATAATACCCATGGAAGTAACACAGTATATTAGCCAAGAGAGTACTGATTTGAAACTGCAAAGAGGCGAGTTAGCTGCAGATGTAGAAACGGCTCAACAGGACCAAGCATTGCAATCTAAAGATGGGCAGATGCTAATGGTGCCAACCCAAGTTGCTCCTCAAACAGTAGCAGAAGGACAGATTTGTATGGAAAATTTGAATTCGATTTCTCAGCctattgaagaaacagaatcTGGAGAGAATCTGCAACCCATGGAGATCACTGAACAGGTATTTACTAGTATTTTGAGTGCTCCTGTGGAACTCGCTCATGGATTGCTACCCGAGGAAAATGAACCATTAAATGATTCTATTCGACAGGCATCAATTGAAGGTGATACAGTTCCTAGGGAAATCAGTGAAAAATCTTTTACAGAGCACTCTAAAAATGCACCTCTGCGGCAGAAGGATGCTGACTTTAATCATATCTCTGATCAACCACTTGAGTTGCGAGCCGATCAAGAACGTAGTTCAAGACCCAGTTCCAAAACCAAGAAAGGAAGCAGAATAAAACCTGTTTGCGTTCAAGAACTGGAGGATGAGGATCAAGAATTTGCAGCCAGTACTGAAACTCCTCGTCCCTCTTCCTCTAGAGACTCATGTACCGCTCCAGTTATGTCGCACTCTCCAAAAAAAGCcccttcctcttcctcaaAGATTAGAACGACCAGTAATGGCTCCCCTGTTTCAGAGAAAAAAGGtcacaaaagaagaaaactaaACAATGACTCCCCATTGATGGATCAAAGGTTGccaatcattgaaaaaataacTTTGGTAGAGCCCCAAACCTCAACTGCTTTAGCCATTAACTCAAGTAATTGTAAACGTACCCCCTCTCCAACGGTTGACAACTATCCAAAAAGACGTGCTTCTTTGAGTGGACCATTGACCCCTCAGAAAGAATCACCTCTGAGCCTTCAGGAAAAGATACTTTCCCTGACACCTAGGAACAGAAAACACAAGAAGAGGTTTTCTTTGGACATATCGAGACTAGAGAAGCAAGTTCAAGCGAAAGATTCCCCTCAGCATCTTCAAGATCCCTTCAAGCTTGGATCTCCAATGCAATTCAAATGTCAAACTGCGACTAGTATCGTACCGTTGGCTGAAACTTCATTTTTGGATGACAGTGAACAAGCTCTACTGAACTCTCAGGATGATTACATAAATGTTTCATTATCAGAGTTCTTATCAAGCATAAATGTTACATTTTATGATGACCTGGATGTTGATTGTGTACCATACAAGAATGGAAAAACGTTTGATACGAAGCCATCATTGCAAGACTTCCTTTATGCTTTCAATAGATTGAATTTCTTACAGTTACTGGAATTCAGCTGTAAAGAGCTCAGTTCGAACATTGACGAGGGAAAGATAATTTTCAGCAACTTGGAAGCTGAGATTTTAGATGATAACCCTCCTCTTATCAGAGAATATATGGAATTGCAACACAACTCACAGctgaaaaaggaaatgCAGCGAGATTTTCATCTTGTTAAGAACTATTCAAGGCAGCAAGCCAGGGGAATTTGGTATAACTGGAGACTTCAATTGCTAAAGGgtattgaagaatctgTAACCAAGAAGGTTCAAACATCAAGAGAAGCGAATCTCCAACTAAAAAAACAGCTAGAACAACTCACTATGGAATATGATGAACAATATAAAAATCGTTTTGTTGTATTAAAGGACAAGTTAACTCATTTGAGAAGGTGCAAACAGCTTTCTGAGGCAGTTGACAAGACGGAGTTAGAAAACTTTAGAAAGttgtttgatgaagttcacaatgaaattgaagtaaaacaacaagaaatcaaaagtttgcaATCTCAATTGGACTCCTTGAATAAAGATATTGCTTTGTTGAATGAGAATGTACTTAAAGCCAATAAAGTTCtagaaaataaaaaagaTATAAAGGAGCAGCAATTAGACAAGAGTATGGACAGGCTCAAGAAGATATGCGATGGGCTCGATATCAGATTTATCGAACTggatcaaaaaagttgGGAGTTGAAATTTGAGATGTACCAAGCGATTAATGTAAGCTACTCATTGCACCAAAACCGCAGTGTCGCGGTGAGTTGGTTATTAGGGAAGAAGTCTCTTTTAGCGCCTTCATTGGTAGAAAGTTATCTTACAGGTTTGAAGTTCCTGAGCCTTTCTGAAAAGTGTAGAAGGATCGTCAATATTGATAAAGTGTTGACTAAGCTTGATCTGAGATTTCTAATCAGAAGAGGCAAAGACGACATTCTTACAATGACAAGCATTGAACTGATTGAAAATTGTAAAGTCAGCTTCGAAATCAACGTTAGAAAGTGGATAATGAAGGAAAACTTTTTAAAGATATCCACAAGATACTAcgaaaatgaagaaaggGCTCAAAATAAAGAGGATGCCGAATTACTGGAAAAATTCAACCAGCAAACATTTCAGATTTGTTAA